A genomic region of Palaemon carinicauda isolate YSFRI2023 chromosome 22, ASM3689809v2, whole genome shotgun sequence contains the following coding sequences:
- the LOC137616339 gene encoding uncharacterized protein: MQSDSRSGRMELSPLGLWQGAVFMVLWVAYGSTYLLRKPLGVIKDDLEIDLNISPTSLGWVDTALLLPYAVISLMLGSLGDLFGPRITLAGGLILSAAATVPMTICHSLVPLLVLLVFSGAGQSLCWPAACSLLSKWFSDDGRNSVFGMFGTCCFVGGLAGTGLAVYLQVQYGWRGVFLPPAAIVAIMGVIVLFIGFDPGDRGLVVPGRAAAQQEALNKKSSGKASFTTVWRIPLVPEISIAMFCVKAVRFALMFWLPLYFLRHLGYSKINAGLASTAFEVGGVVGSAMVGVVVDRWMGGKAILASAIGIGGSALMLVIFMITASWGPIFHAIFLAIAGAFNCGPDVLLAGSVASDIGEREGGASSAVTGVVNGMGSMGTVFEGPLVAAAAAWFGWSSLVPLMIILSAVGAASALRANVKHLKLHGRVKVPGGIETA, translated from the coding sequence ATGCAATCTGATTCCAGATCAGGAAGGATGGAGTTGAGTCCGCTTGGCTTGTGGCAGGGAGCCGTGTTCATGGTTTTATGGGTTGCTTATGGCTCAACCTACCTCTTAAGAAAGCCCTTGGGAGTAATTAAAGATGACTTAGAGATTGACCTCAATATCAGCCCTACTAGTCTTGGTTGGGTAGATACAGCATTACTGCTCCCTTATGCTGTTATCTCCTTGATGCTAGGATCTTTGGGGGATTTATTTGGTCCTCGCATCACATTGGCTGGAGGTCTTATCCTTTCAGCTGCTGCTACAGTACCCATGACTATTTGTCATTCCCTTGTTCCTTTGTTAGTTTTGTTAGTATTTAGTGGAGCTGGTCAGTCTCTATGTTGGCCAGCTGCATGCTCACTTTTATCAAAGTGGTTTTCTGATGATGGTCGTAACTCTGTGTTTGGTATGTTTGGAACATGCTGCTTTGTTGGGGGTCTGGCAGGTACAGGTCTTGCTGTGTACCTACAAGTTCAATATGGCTGGCGTGGTGTATTTTTACCCCCAGCAGCAATTGTTGCAATTATGGGAGTTATAGTGTTGTTCATAGGTTTTGATCCAGGGGATCGTGGGTTAGTGGTTCCAGGAAGAGCTGCTGCTCAGCAGGAGGCATTGAATAAAAAATCATCAGGTAAAGCTTCATTTACAACAGTTTGGAGAATTCCTCTTGTACCAGAAATCTCAATTGCCATGTTTTGTGTGAAAGCAGTTCGCTTTGCTCTCATGTTTTGGCTTCCCCTCTATTTCTTACGTCATTTAGGATATTCCAAGATTAATGCAGGTTTGGCATCGACAGCTTTTGAAGTAGGTGGTGTTGTGGGAAGTGCCATGGTTGGAGTAGTAGTGGACCGTTGGATGGGAGGAAAAGCTATTCTAGCTAGTGCTATAGGGATTGGGGGATCTGCTTTGATGCTAGTTATTTTTATGATTACAGCATCTTGGGGGCCAATCTTTCatgctatatttttggcaataGCAGGTGCATTCAACTGTGGCCCTGATGTACTGCTTGCTGGATCCGTTGCATCTGACATTGGTGAACGTGAGGGTGGTGCCTCATCTGCAGTTACTGGAGTAGTGAATGGTATGGGATCCATGGGAACAGTCTTTGAAGGTCCACTTgttgctgcagctgctgcttggTTCGGGTGGTCTTCTCTTGTCCCTCTTATGATTATATTATCTGCTGTAGGGGCAGCTTCTGCTCTTAGAGCCAATGTCAAGCACCTCAAACTACATGGTCGAGTGAAGGTTCCAGGGGGAATAGAAACTGCTTAA